In one Chryseobacterium camelliae genomic region, the following are encoded:
- a CDS encoding cupin domain-containing protein, translating to MHHKEFEKSKIYITNQIVEYIPSSVVSKTILEKLTGTINAVSFDDKEGLPESISPFDAFVQIIEGNAEIIIEGASFFIQEGESIIIPADKPHSIKGNERFKMILIIIKSDPQ from the coding sequence ATGCATCACAAAGAATTTGAGAAATCAAAAATATATATTACCAATCAGATTGTAGAATATATTCCGAGTTCAGTTGTTAGTAAAACAATACTGGAAAAATTAACAGGTACCATCAATGCTGTATCATTTGATGATAAAGAAGGGCTTCCAGAAAGTATATCACCTTTTGATGCTTTTGTCCAAATCATCGAGGGTAATGCAGAAATAATTATAGAAGGAGCATCTTTTTTTATACAAGAAGGAGAATCTATTATAATACCGGCTGATAAGCCTCATTCCATAAAAGGAAATGAACGTTTCAAAATGATACTAATCATAATAAAAAGCGATCCTCAATAA
- a CDS encoding heme oxygenase — MKTITLYKFKDSVTQKIPFFEGKSMLNSPSNFTEIDILDTEKVIEYLIEVSDDFDFENYDTAELIALCNTSNKFVEHHFVTRLNDYDVI; from the coding sequence ATGAAAACAATCACACTATATAAGTTTAAGGATTCCGTAACACAGAAAATTCCTTTTTTCGAGGGAAAATCTATGCTCAATTCCCCCAGCAATTTTACGGAAATTGATATTTTAGATACAGAAAAAGTTATTGAATATCTGATTGAAGTATCTGATGATTTTGATTTTGAAAACTATGACACTGCTGAATTGATAGCATTATGCAATACTTCGAACAAATTTGTTGAACATCATTTTGTCACACGCTTGAATGATTATGATGTTATATAG
- a CDS encoding zincin-like metallopeptidase toxin domain-containing protein, which yields MIQRLEYVLNRNIDSPLGENSVFYETFVVPPELTDNYPKSEKYSVVHHQAVFCKSGIEVFDKYEKDKIESDYFTIYYEETSKSTSNFFGTACRVKMGDYARQRLIKDYNSKGKTINYDGNTVDGSVSDFNGLIKLIAKDYGIDDTLLKGAIYLEILEKSKINEAFKKVSSLNNQLADWLRGGIEATEKWKFTEENYDYIKFYVEPMYNNFQNKIGASGFPKQEVKYKPIIPVPFPCNEYKNMSDNQQGIAETGLKKLSEFVASFDEISTAAVFNIVAATPTIADDILFAVTFLVKNFIEDNMPDSIKNIYNQLKVLFKEVQNIVSDIGSLITEKLNQEIAKINAFLCGILNGLISLVQLIIMLLAMIVDNIPIFEFEKTSALELAKHQEKLEFIEDFVDLFDKNAKEFLNGIKKLFIDDKIWKDLSAFISGLAKKITNYNEYFWAYFIGGVAFELILDAVIAYFTGGSSLVAQASAKISRLTAKAEQAGVKALNFSKNLGRKIANTAQDLYKWLEKEFLEMIEAIKNGKVAEWLKKKIDAIFGDGNKPVGLEKGELDWMSAPKLDEYGGKLVTLEQLIKLRDILKQKGINLILESDTVSIKKLFKAVEMPEVGIIDNVDDLFKIMEKYDYVGGFDAVNRQFVLREGASELVIFHEMAHVKHFEQFGEAYHGLSKLDKENYVWEQVYENRDRWTKAELQSSLDYINEIRVEEYGLEPLDIIIK from the coding sequence ATGATACAGAGATTAGAGTATGTTTTAAACAGAAACATTGACAGTCCTTTAGGAGAAAACAGTGTATTTTATGAAACCTTTGTTGTTCCTCCAGAGTTAACAGATAACTATCCCAAATCTGAAAAATACAGTGTAGTTCATCATCAGGCTGTTTTTTGTAAAAGTGGAATTGAAGTTTTTGACAAATACGAAAAAGACAAAATAGAGTCAGATTACTTTACTATTTATTACGAGGAGACTTCCAAAAGTACCAGTAATTTTTTTGGTACAGCTTGTAGAGTGAAAATGGGAGATTATGCAAGGCAAAGATTAATAAAGGACTATAATAGTAAAGGAAAAACCATTAATTATGATGGCAATACAGTAGATGGGAGTGTCTCAGATTTTAATGGTCTCATTAAACTAATTGCCAAAGATTACGGAATTGATGATACACTATTGAAAGGTGCTATTTATTTAGAAATACTTGAAAAAAGTAAAATCAACGAAGCTTTTAAAAAAGTATCTTCATTAAATAATCAATTAGCAGATTGGTTAAGAGGTGGTATTGAAGCCACTGAAAAGTGGAAGTTTACAGAGGAAAATTATGATTATATCAAATTTTATGTAGAACCTATGTATAATAACTTCCAAAATAAAATTGGTGCAAGTGGCTTTCCAAAACAAGAAGTAAAGTACAAACCTATTATTCCTGTACCATTCCCCTGCAATGAGTATAAAAATATGTCTGACAATCAACAAGGGATTGCAGAAACAGGATTAAAAAAACTTTCAGAGTTTGTTGCCTCGTTTGATGAAATCTCAACTGCTGCTGTTTTCAACATCGTTGCAGCAACCCCTACGATTGCTGATGACATTTTATTTGCTGTTACATTCCTTGTAAAGAACTTTATAGAAGACAATATGCCTGATAGTATAAAGAATATTTACAATCAGCTAAAAGTATTATTTAAAGAAGTCCAGAATATTGTTTCAGATATAGGAAGTTTAATTACTGAAAAATTAAACCAAGAAATTGCAAAAATCAATGCTTTTCTTTGTGGAATACTCAACGGGCTTATCTCTTTAGTTCAATTGATTATCATGCTTTTAGCAATGATAGTAGACAATATCCCTATCTTTGAATTCGAGAAAACGAGTGCTCTGGAATTGGCAAAACATCAGGAGAAACTGGAATTTATAGAGGATTTTGTAGATTTATTTGATAAAAATGCAAAAGAATTTCTTAATGGGATTAAAAAACTTTTTATTGATGATAAAATTTGGAAAGATCTTTCTGCTTTTATCTCAGGTTTGGCTAAAAAAATTACTAATTATAATGAGTATTTTTGGGCTTACTTTATTGGAGGAGTTGCCTTTGAATTGATTTTAGATGCTGTTATTGCTTACTTTACAGGTGGAAGTTCATTAGTTGCTCAAGCATCTGCGAAAATCAGCAGATTAACAGCTAAAGCAGAACAGGCAGGAGTAAAAGCCCTTAACTTTTCTAAAAATTTAGGAAGGAAAATTGCAAACACAGCACAAGACCTCTATAAATGGCTTGAAAAAGAGTTTCTTGAAATGATAGAAGCCATAAAGAATGGAAAAGTTGCAGAATGGCTTAAAAAGAAAATTGATGCTATATTTGGTGATGGCAATAAGCCAGTTGGATTAGAAAAAGGAGAATTAGATTGGATGTCAGCTCCTAAATTAGATGAATATGGAGGTAAATTAGTAACTCTTGAACAATTAATTAAACTTAGAGATATATTAAAACAAAAAGGAATAAATCTCATTTTAGAAAGTGATACAGTAAGCATTAAAAAACTTTTTAAAGCTGTTGAAATGCCTGAAGTAGGAATTATTGATAATGTTGATGATTTGTTTAAGATAATGGAAAAGTATGATTATGTTGGAGGATTTGATGCAGTTAATAGGCAATTTGTATTAAGGGAGGGAGCTTCTGAACTTGTCATTTTTCATGAGATGGCTCATGTTAAACATTTCGAACAATTTGGAGAAGCTTATCATGGTTTAAGTAAATTGGATAAAGAAAATTATGTTTGGGAACAAGTTTATGAGAATAGAGATAGATGGACAAAAGCTGAATTACAAAGTTCATTGGATTACATAAATGAAATTAGAGTTGAGGAATATGGTTTAGAACCCTTAGATATAATAATAAAATGA
- a CDS encoding DUF1003 domain-containing protein: protein MKTSYISKKEIIIGEEIRCKDIRDGILSLLKSDFPDLHTEDYISIDELNQYRRLYLTSLVVQERGELAVIDSDVIKAIQNNSILSEDIQEELEARLTVGQKLADIVARFGGSWIFIITFFSFILLWIITNIIFLSSQPFDPFPFILLNLLLSCLAAIQAPIIMMSQNRQEQKDRVRGEHDYKINLKAELEIKLLNEKMDHLLIHQSKKLLEIQEVQTDYLEDLLKELKKK, encoded by the coding sequence ATGAAAACAAGCTATATCAGTAAAAAGGAAATCATAATAGGTGAAGAAATACGATGTAAGGATATTAGGGACGGTATTTTGAGTTTGTTGAAATCGGATTTTCCGGACTTACATACCGAAGATTATATTTCTATTGATGAATTAAATCAATATAGAAGGCTTTATCTCACTTCGCTTGTTGTTCAGGAGCGAGGAGAACTGGCGGTTATCGATAGTGATGTGATAAAGGCTATCCAAAACAATTCGATTCTCTCGGAAGATATACAAGAAGAATTGGAAGCACGGCTAACCGTAGGTCAAAAGCTTGCCGATATAGTTGCAAGATTCGGAGGCAGTTGGATATTTATCATTACTTTTTTTTCGTTTATCCTTTTATGGATAATTACTAATATTATTTTTCTAAGCAGCCAACCCTTCGATCCTTTTCCTTTTATCCTCCTTAATCTCCTGCTTTCCTGTTTAGCAGCAATTCAAGCTCCGATTATCATGATGAGTCAAAACAGGCAGGAACAAAAAGATCGTGTAAGGGGCGAACATGACTATAAGATCAATTTGAAAGCGGAACTAGAGATAAAATTACTGAACGAAAAAATGGACCACCTGCTTATTCATCAAAGCAAAAAGTTGCTGGAGATCCAAGAAGTTCAAACAGATTATTTAGAAGATCTTCTAAAAGAATTAAAGAAAAAATAA
- a CDS encoding bacteriocin-like protein, translated as MKNLKKLTKEELKSILGGANCTRWCFINDKLTCVPYNSCGGPGLEP; from the coding sequence ATGAAAAATCTAAAAAAACTTACAAAAGAAGAATTGAAATCAATTCTTGGAGGAGCAAATTGTACCAGATGGTGTTTTATAAATGATAAATTAACATGCGTTCCTTATAATTCATGTGGTGGACCTGGACTTGAGCCATAA
- a CDS encoding type 1 glutamine amidotransferase domain-containing protein, with product MYVKVGGDEEMNILLDMITSGYCELEFNIYVVQPGISKKVIEKETEHLKLLGATDLLLKKTGNNLTHIYHKSKEKKWNITIASPKGGHVPIDPESLKPLVLDKISKEYYEDPLFMEELNHSKNLYEVISESFDCVYLAGGHATMYDFPDDENIKEIISQQYEHGKMVAAICHGVGGLLNVRLSNGEYMIENKSMTGFDWFEETIARRKREVPFNLEAAIKERGANLKKAFIPMTSNVVVDGNLVTGQNPFSSKEMAKVVVEQLEKI from the coding sequence ATGTATGTCAAAGTCGGTGGGGATGAAGAAATGAACATCTTATTAGATATGATAACATCAGGATACTGTGAACTCGAATTCAATATTTATGTTGTGCAGCCCGGCATTTCTAAAAAGGTTATTGAAAAAGAAACGGAGCACTTGAAATTACTTGGTGCTACTGATTTGCTGTTAAAAAAGACAGGAAATAATTTGACCCATATTTATCATAAGTCCAAAGAGAAAAAATGGAATATAACAATAGCGAGTCCAAAGGGCGGTCATGTACCCATTGACCCTGAAAGTCTGAAACCGCTTGTTCTTGATAAAATATCAAAAGAATATTATGAAGATCCATTATTTATGGAAGAACTGAACCATTCAAAAAATCTCTATGAAGTAATTAGTGAATCTTTTGATTGTGTATATCTTGCCGGAGGACATGCTACCATGTATGATTTTCCAGATGATGAGAATATTAAAGAAATTATCAGCCAACAATACGAACACGGGAAAATGGTCGCTGCAATCTGTCATGGGGTAGGTGGATTGCTAAATGTGAGGCTTAGCAATGGTGAGTATATGATTGAAAATAAATCAATGACCGGATTTGACTGGTTTGAGGAAACTATTGCCAGAAGAAAACGGGAAGTCCCGTTCAATCTTGAGGCTGCCATTAAAGAGCGGGGTGCCAATTTAAAAAAAGCTTTTATCCCTATGACCTCCAATGTAGTTGTTGATGGAAATTTGGTAACGGGACAAAATCCGTTCAGCTCAAAAGAAATGGCAAAAGTAGTTGTTGAGCAACTGGAAAAAATATAA
- a CDS encoding SMODS domain-containing nucleotidyltransferase, with translation MATLLQSIQTLIENITVTDRQEENISSSVNNITSTLDKDDALYLKESFLNGSYERDTIIRPLHDIDIFAVLNEDDWVDDNGDLPKPQSVLSKIKNYLDKQHDYKGKVKQDRPCVTVELSNKSFDILPAFEFGTGYRIPDYDLLSWTLSYPKTLTDSLNDAQKEYNYKLKNIIKVIKYWNRLNDKILPSYHIEEVAIKVFNFTTFENYEKSLRKWFNEAYHHLEDSKFKSYQEYEKFVKKLNKTKDKLNEAFDFLENSKEADAKRIWKEVFAKEFPIVDEEEAKVFSKSLSEGNLKIASSGLLSTTSGAASISASKGYFGDVL, from the coding sequence ATGGCAACACTTTTACAATCTATTCAAACATTAATTGAGAATATTACGGTTACTGACAGACAAGAAGAAAATATTTCTTCATCAGTAAATAACATTACATCTACACTTGATAAGGATGATGCTTTGTATTTAAAAGAATCCTTTTTAAATGGCTCATACGAAAGAGATACCATTATCAGACCATTGCATGATATTGATATTTTTGCTGTTTTAAACGAGGATGACTGGGTTGATGATAATGGAGATTTACCAAAACCGCAGTCTGTTCTATCAAAAATCAAAAATTATCTTGATAAGCAGCACGATTACAAAGGAAAAGTGAAACAAGATAGACCTTGTGTTACTGTTGAACTAAGCAATAAATCCTTTGATATTCTGCCCGCTTTTGAATTCGGAACAGGTTATCGAATACCAGATTATGACTTATTATCATGGACATTATCTTATCCCAAAACTTTAACAGACAGTTTAAATGATGCTCAAAAAGAATATAATTATAAATTGAAAAATATTATTAAGGTTATTAAATACTGGAATCGTTTAAATGATAAAATATTACCATCATACCATATAGAAGAAGTTGCAATTAAGGTTTTTAACTTTACAACATTCGAAAATTATGAAAAGTCACTAAGAAAATGGTTTAATGAGGCTTATCATCATCTCGAGGATAGTAAATTTAAGTCATATCAAGAATACGAAAAGTTTGTAAAGAAACTAAATAAAACAAAAGATAAGCTAAATGAGGCATTTGATTTTTTAGAAAATAGTAAGGAAGCAGATGCTAAAAGAATCTGGAAAGAAGTTTTCGCAAAAGAATTTCCAATTGTTGATGAAGAAGAAGCTAAGGTATTTTCCAAATCTTTAAGTGAAGGCAACTTAAAAATAGCAAGTTCAGGATTACTATCTACTACTTCAGGAGCAGCATCTATTTCAGCATCAAAAGGATATTTTGGAGATGTACTTTAA
- a CDS encoding calcium:proton antiporter, translating into MKNKIYLVGWTMIVPIIAWIIYFAHYSFNGHFYSLILTFFLIGSVLAAVYHSEIIAYRLGEPYGTLLLAFAITVIEVSLIISIMLSAVGLETISLARDTVFAAVMIILTGIIGVCIIVGSIRYKEQFFTLQGVSTALITLIVIVTFILVLPNFTTSHSEGEYTSLQLVFISIICLLLYIGFTMVQTIRHRAFFIAPIPKKSDFDKDDSEILPEMPTSKVMLISIIFLILCLGIVVLLAKYLSKDVDTLIVKVGAPKSIVGIIIAGIVLLPEGIAAIRAAYNNRLQTSLNLAFGSALASIGLSIPAVAIVSVIGNFRMSLGIDLKSMLLLGLSLFIITISLATGRTNIMQGMVLISIFLLYLFTTLVP; encoded by the coding sequence ATGAAAAATAAAATTTATCTTGTTGGATGGACAATGATTGTTCCAATAATTGCATGGATAATTTATTTTGCCCATTATTCTTTTAATGGACATTTCTATTCACTGATTCTGACATTCTTTCTTATAGGTTCGGTTTTAGCAGCAGTCTATCATTCAGAAATTATTGCTTATCGGTTAGGAGAGCCGTACGGAACTCTATTACTTGCTTTTGCAATTACAGTGATAGAGGTCTCTCTTATCATTTCGATCATGCTTAGTGCTGTAGGCCTGGAAACAATCAGTCTTGCAAGAGATACAGTCTTTGCAGCTGTGATGATTATTCTTACAGGAATTATTGGGGTTTGTATTATTGTTGGGTCTATTCGTTATAAGGAGCAGTTCTTTACTCTTCAGGGGGTAAGTACGGCTTTAATAACTCTTATTGTTATTGTTACATTTATATTGGTTTTACCTAATTTTACGACCAGTCATAGTGAAGGAGAATACACGTCTTTACAGCTGGTTTTTATTTCTATTATTTGTTTATTATTGTATATAGGCTTTACAATGGTACAAACAATTAGACATCGGGCTTTTTTTATTGCACCCATTCCAAAGAAAAGTGATTTCGATAAGGATGATAGTGAAATTCTTCCGGAAATGCCAACCTCAAAAGTTATGTTGATCAGTATTATATTTTTGATTCTATGTCTTGGAATTGTAGTTCTGTTAGCAAAATATCTTTCAAAAGATGTTGATACTTTGATCGTAAAGGTAGGAGCTCCCAAATCTATAGTGGGAATAATTATTGCGGGAATTGTTTTACTGCCCGAAGGCATTGCTGCGATTAGAGCAGCCTACAACAACCGATTACAAACAAGCCTTAATCTGGCTTTTGGCTCTGCATTGGCAAGTATAGGTCTTAGTATTCCTGCTGTAGCTATTGTTTCTGTTATTGGTAATTTTAGAATGTCATTAGGAATCGATTTAAAATCAATGTTACTCTTAGGATTGTCTTTATTTATCATCACAATTTCTCTAGCAACAGGACGTACGAATATTATGCAGGGAATGGTTCTGATTTCTATTTTTCTACTTTATCTTTTTACGACGCTTGTACCATAA
- a CDS encoding ATP-binding protein, with product MYKVIAEQTIADAILDRMVHNSLKIDLKGESMRRKKADQKISSE from the coding sequence ATGTATAAAGTAATTGCGGAACAAACAATAGCCGATGCAATCCTTGACAGAATGGTACATAACTCCCTGAAAATAGACCTTAAAGGGGAATCTATGAGAAGGAAAAAAGCTGATCAGAAAATCAGCTCAGAATAA
- a CDS encoding KAP family P-loop NTPase fold protein, translated as MKFLDRILEFISNFKLILILLGIYFSLENIIVPIYKKAFIDTFLSKFTTSLTNDLIFLFIVIFSILLATNKINRGFYIKNVTITHIVLVLLFYFYCRIVFNDKLLPLKLFSEIKYSDILFVSLICPILVKSLFKNKRKEINEDNDITIFNDNPLLNSSQDILRRKEVAVKAVRFIKGNHSNNSVAIGIVGRWGEGKTTFMSFMEESFINDEKFIIVHFKSWLNISLSSIINDFFNTIEKEIKPYSIDIAREIKKYGKSVLSIYKNSTTEIILNSLNVISDQSVSENFKNVDDLLEKLNKKIIIFFDDLDRLQPNEVFEVLKLIRNTASFKTFNYVVGYDKEYIIRALEKNNIPKPESYCEKIFLSEFHLLPVTKNQIASYLKENLKKHFDEEKNELENVFDTYEMFSKHFVGNIFNSIKTLRDAKRFLNDFSISINLIKREIDVGDFLIIKLIKFSYYEVYFQIFANKNKYIGSSERNVRYGGGIRQIGLRVDDKSTTQDFKESILFKDLKSSNIYSQEQLDDIRSLFTVLFLESPQKPLSFGFNNNYFKYFRDELGESEIPDKEYRQVIKSSWENIVINIKKWEEDGKLFGILARLYHTDSLDFNNRAEYENYIKLLFLLENMTSEKEDLKYFHIDYDYIFSCLFNHTTAICQKFYENKKQDFKDFIKNLLYSAEFPYTFEMRFCKYIFTRIYDPANFDILSKDDLKEYLIYTFGETVKIFNYENNMLFDAFWRSVFKEHQQDENQSNMWHNVEVILPEIKELFKFAIKRFPDKFLIDIVEKERGWSDEKYIRKKVRIHDFALKIFDNYNEFLEFVKDNFDNETTVFKNEFLDFSQKTLPNNEFIDYEFTYEPIKLLLFSNLSR; from the coding sequence ATGAAATTTTTAGATAGGATACTGGAATTTATTTCTAATTTCAAATTAATTTTAATACTTCTGGGAATATATTTTTCATTAGAAAACATCATAGTTCCTATATATAAAAAAGCTTTCATAGATACTTTTCTTTCAAAATTTACAACCTCCTTAACAAATGATTTAATATTTTTATTTATAGTAATATTTTCTATTTTATTGGCTACAAATAAAATTAATAGAGGATTTTATATAAAAAATGTAACAATTACACATATTGTTTTAGTATTGCTTTTTTATTTTTATTGTAGAATTGTTTTTAATGATAAACTACTTCCTCTGAAATTATTTTCTGAAATTAAGTATTCAGATATTTTATTTGTTTCTTTAATTTGTCCGATTTTAGTCAAAAGTCTTTTTAAAAATAAAAGAAAGGAGATTAACGAAGATAATGATATAACAATTTTTAATGACAACCCTCTACTTAATTCTTCCCAAGATATATTAAGAAGAAAAGAGGTAGCAGTAAAGGCTGTCAGATTTATTAAAGGAAATCACTCTAATAATTCTGTGGCAATAGGTATTGTTGGTAGATGGGGAGAAGGAAAAACAACTTTCATGAGCTTTATGGAAGAATCTTTTATCAATGATGAAAAGTTTATTATAGTACATTTTAAGAGTTGGTTAAATATTAGCTTAAGCTCTATCATTAATGATTTTTTTAATACAATAGAAAAAGAAATAAAACCATACAGTATAGATATTGCGAGAGAGATAAAAAAATATGGTAAATCAGTATTGTCAATATATAAGAATTCAACTACCGAAATTATTTTAAATTCTCTCAATGTAATTTCTGACCAAAGTGTTTCTGAGAATTTTAAGAATGTTGATGATTTATTAGAAAAACTTAATAAAAAAATTATTATTTTCTTTGATGATTTAGACAGATTACAACCTAATGAAGTTTTTGAAGTATTAAAGCTTATAAGAAATACTGCTTCATTTAAAACATTTAACTATGTAGTAGGTTACGATAAGGAATATATAATTAGAGCATTAGAAAAAAATAATATTCCAAAGCCAGAAAGCTATTGTGAAAAAATATTTTTAAGTGAGTTTCATTTACTTCCTGTAACAAAGAATCAAATTGCTTCTTATCTGAAAGAGAATCTAAAGAAACATTTTGACGAAGAAAAGAATGAACTAGAAAATGTTTTTGACACATACGAGATGTTTTCAAAACATTTTGTGGGAAATATTTTTAACTCAATTAAGACTTTAAGGGATGCCAAAAGATTTTTGAATGATTTCTCAATAAGTATTAATTTAATAAAAAGAGAAATTGACGTTGGTGATTTTTTGATAATAAAATTAATTAAATTTTCTTATTATGAGGTTTACTTTCAGATATTTGCAAATAAAAATAAATACATTGGTTCATCAGAAAGAAATGTGAGATATGGAGGTGGAATCAGACAGATAGGTTTGAGAGTAGATGATAAAAGTACAACCCAAGATTTTAAGGAATCTATCTTATTTAAAGATTTAAAAAGCTCAAATATATATAGTCAAGAACAATTGGATGATATTCGTTCATTATTTACTGTTTTGTTTTTAGAGTCTCCTCAGAAACCTTTATCATTTGGATTTAATAATAATTACTTTAAATATTTCAGAGATGAATTAGGGGAATCAGAAATACCAGATAAAGAATATAGACAGGTTATAAAATCATCTTGGGAAAACATAGTTATAAATATAAAAAAATGGGAGGAAGATGGTAAATTATTTGGGATATTAGCTCGTTTATATCATACTGATTCTTTAGATTTTAATAATAGAGCAGAATATGAAAACTATATTAAATTGTTGTTCTTACTTGAAAACATGACCTCTGAAAAAGAAGATTTGAAATACTTTCATATAGACTACGATTATATATTTTCTTGTTTATTCAATCATACTACTGCTATTTGCCAAAAGTTTTACGAAAACAAAAAACAGGATTTCAAAGATTTTATTAAGAATCTATTATATAGTGCGGAATTTCCTTATACTTTTGAAATGAGATTTTGCAAGTATATTTTTACAAGAATTTATGACCCTGCTAATTTTGATATTTTATCTAAAGATGATTTAAAAGAATATCTTATCTACACTTTTGGTGAGACAGTTAAAATATTTAATTACGAGAATAATATGCTGTTTGATGCTTTTTGGAGAAGTGTATTTAAAGAACATCAACAAGACGAAAACCAAAGTAATATGTGGCATAATGTAGAAGTTATTCTTCCTGAAATCAAAGAGCTGTTTAAATTTGCTATAAAACGATTTCCTGATAAATTTTTAATTGATATAGTAGAAAAAGAAAGAGGGTGGTCAGATGAAAAATATATTAGAAAAAAAGTTAGAATACACGATTTTGCACTAAAAATATTTGATAACTATAATGAATTTTTGGAGTTTGTAAAAGATAATTTTGATAATGAAACAACTGTTTTTAAAAATGAATTTTTAGATTTCTCCCAAAAAACTTTACCTAATAACGAATTTATTGACTATGAATTTACATATGAACCAATAAAATTACTTTTGTTTTCTAATTTATCAAGATAA
- the istB gene encoding IS21-like element helper ATPase IstB, translating into MNQATLEKMKHLKLYGMHRAFSTTMETGSISYTNDELIAYLIESEYDDRESRKVERLITSARFRYRAFMEEITASSSRNIDKNTIGRLSSCDFISQKQNILITGSTGVGKSFIATAIGYKACTMGYKVMYFSINKLFSKLKMAKADGSYLKEIDRIEKQDLIILDDFGLQSLDNLKRQDFMEIIEDRHGKRSTIIASQLPVSVWHEVIAEQTIADAILDRMVHNSLRIDLKGESMRRKKADQKISSE; encoded by the coding sequence ATGAATCAGGCAACATTAGAAAAAATGAAACATTTAAAGCTCTACGGAATGCACAGAGCTTTTTCCACAACAATGGAAACAGGAAGTATCTCTTATACCAACGATGAACTTATTGCCTACTTGATTGAATCCGAGTATGACGACAGGGAAAGCAGAAAGGTTGAGCGGTTAATCACTTCTGCCAGATTCAGGTACAGGGCATTTATGGAAGAGATTACAGCATCTTCTTCCAGGAATATTGATAAGAATACCATTGGAAGGTTATCTTCCTGCGATTTTATCTCGCAGAAACAGAATATTCTTATTACAGGATCAACAGGAGTTGGTAAAAGTTTTATAGCAACTGCCATAGGCTACAAAGCCTGTACAATGGGATATAAAGTCATGTACTTCAGCATCAACAAACTCTTCTCAAAGCTTAAAATGGCTAAGGCAGACGGATCTTATCTTAAAGAGATTGACCGTATAGAAAAGCAGGACCTTATTATTCTTGATGATTTTGGATTGCAATCCCTGGATAATTTGAAAAGACAGGATTTTATGGAGATCATTGAAGACAGGCACGGAAAACGCTCCACTATTATTGCTTCGCAACTTCCCGTAAGTGTATGGCATGAAGTAATTGCGGAACAAACAATAGCCGATGCAATCCTTGACAGAATGGTACATAACTCCCTGAGAATAGACCTTAAAGGGGAATCTATGAGAAGGAAAAAAGCTGATCAGAAAATCAGCTCAGAATAA